The following proteins are encoded in a genomic region of Roseisolibacter agri:
- the coaE gene encoding dephospho-CoA kinase: MLLVGLTGNIASGKSTVARQLAAHGATLVDADVLARQAVRPGTPGLARIVARWGADVLAPDGVLDRGVLRARVFGDPRELEALNGIVHPEVGRLRDAAVAAARARGDAIVVCDIPLLFEKDLAGEFDAIVLVDAPRTVRLERLVHDRGLREPEAMAMLAAQMPAELKRARADYVIDNDGTRAELAARVDAVWEALQERSRRALP; this comes from the coding sequence ATGCTGCTCGTCGGGCTGACCGGCAACATCGCCAGCGGCAAGTCTACCGTCGCGCGCCAGCTCGCGGCGCACGGCGCGACGCTGGTCGACGCCGACGTCCTCGCCCGGCAGGCCGTCCGGCCCGGCACGCCCGGCCTCGCCCGCATCGTCGCGCGGTGGGGCGCGGACGTCCTCGCCCCCGACGGCGTCCTGGACCGCGGCGTCCTGCGCGCCCGAGTCTTCGGCGACCCGCGGGAGCTCGAGGCGCTGAACGGGATCGTGCACCCCGAGGTCGGGCGCCTGCGCGACGCCGCGGTCGCGGCCGCGCGCGCGCGCGGCGACGCCATCGTCGTCTGCGACATCCCGCTGCTGTTCGAGAAGGACCTCGCCGGCGAGTTCGACGCCATCGTGCTCGTGGACGCGCCGCGCACGGTGCGCCTGGAGCGGCTGGTGCACGACCGCGGCCTGCGCGAGCCCGAGGCGATGGCGATGCTCGCCGCGCAGATGCCCGCGGAGCTCAAGCGCGCGCGCGCCGACTACGTCATCGACAACGACGGCACGCGGGCCGAGCTGGCCGCGCGCGTGGACGCCGTGTGGGAGGCGCTGCAGGAGCGCAGCAGGCGCGCGCTTCCTTGA
- a CDS encoding lipoate--protein ligase family protein codes for MRVRLLPSPPLPGALNMALDDALLARARETGEVHVRAYAWARPTLSLGRNQRAAGLYDPDRLAERGIDVVRRPTGGRAILHWREVTYAVTAPLGVLAPADAPLKAAYARINAVLLAALRAMGVPAREAVPAGRAPLPDGAPCFEVPTGGELVLDGPDGARKLVGSAQWREEGALLQHGSILLADDQTTVGTLATRPLPPVPPPATLGEALGRMPPLDEVTAALFDAARALLDPDATLLDDRELAALDAAAGARAAHYRDGRWTWRR; via the coding sequence GTGCGCGTCCGCCTCCTCCCCTCCCCACCCCTGCCGGGCGCGCTGAACATGGCGCTCGACGACGCGCTGCTCGCCCGCGCGCGCGAGACGGGCGAGGTCCACGTGCGCGCCTACGCGTGGGCGCGGCCGACGCTCTCGCTCGGGCGGAATCAGCGCGCCGCGGGGCTCTACGATCCCGACCGGCTGGCCGAGCGCGGGATCGACGTCGTGCGCCGGCCCACGGGCGGCCGCGCGATCCTCCACTGGCGCGAGGTGACGTACGCCGTGACCGCGCCGCTGGGCGTGCTGGCGCCGGCCGACGCGCCGCTCAAGGCCGCCTACGCGCGCATCAATGCCGTGCTGCTGGCGGCGCTCCGGGCGATGGGCGTGCCGGCGCGCGAGGCGGTGCCCGCGGGCCGCGCCCCGCTTCCGGACGGCGCGCCCTGCTTCGAGGTCCCGACCGGCGGCGAGCTGGTGCTCGACGGTCCCGACGGGGCGCGGAAGCTGGTCGGCAGCGCCCAGTGGCGGGAGGAAGGGGCGCTGCTGCAGCACGGCTCCATCCTGCTGGCCGACGACCAGACGACGGTGGGCACGCTGGCGACGCGCCCGCTGCCTCCGGTCCCACCGCCCGCGACGCTCGGCGAGGCGCTGGGCCGCATGCCGCCGCTGGACGAGGTGACGGCCGCCCTCTTCGATGCCGCCCGCGCACTGCTCGACCCGGACGCGACGCTGCTGGACGATCGCGAACTGGCGGCCCTCGACGCCGCGGCGGGCGCGCGGGCGGCGCACTACCGCGACGGCCGCTGGACCTGGCGCAGATAA
- the gcvP gene encoding aminomethyl-transferring glycine dehydrogenase, with the protein MTSTRPLAAALEPDTFVSRHVGPSAAEQQAMLAALGYDSLDAFIDAVVPANIRFRRTLDIGPARTEHDVLAELRTIADRNMVWRSYLGMGYHGTLTPPVIQRNVLENPGWYTAYTPYQAEIAQGRLEALLNFQTMVMDLTGLEIANASLLDEGTAAAEAMAMSYAAKGKPGKETYFVAKDCHPQTIEVVRTRAAARGVTVVVGDAATFTFGPEVFGALVQYPATDGAVRDYRAFCEQAHAAGAVVTAACDLLSLTLLVPPGEWGADVAVGNSQRFGVPMGYGGPHAAFLATKDEYKRMLPGRIIGVSRDADGKPALRMALQTREQHIRREKATSNVCTAQVLLAVMAGMYAVWHGPEGLTRIARRVHGYAKALQAGLERLGFHVTHEEYFDTVCVEVGTHGQQDILDAAAARRINLRVVEPGVLAIALDETVGAQDVLDVLSAFNGGADVDATVDALLEEADPRFDERFARTSAFLTHPVFSTHHSETEMLRYLRKLEGRDLSLAHSMIPLGSCTMKLNATAEMIPVTWPQFGQLHPFVPPAQAAGYREMFTQLEHDLAEITGFAAVSLQPNAGSQGEYAGLLVIREYHRARGEAHRDVCLIPQSAHGTNPASAVMAGMKVVVVGTDQHGNVDVADLRKKAAEHSSQLAALMITYPSTHGVFEEAVKDICAIVHEHGGQVYMDGANMNAMVGLARPGDIGADVCHLNLHKTFCIPHGGGGPGMGPIGVAPQLVPFLPGHPVVDVGHAQAIGPISAAPWGSASILPISWVYVKLMGGEGLATATKVAILNANYTAHRLRDAFPVLYRAQNGTVAHECIVDTRVVKAASGVEVEDIAKRLMDYGFHAPTVSFPVAGTLMIEPTESESKEEIDRFCDALIQIREEIREIEAGTLDRADNPLKNAPHPMTRVISDAWAHGYSRERAAFPSEFTRERKFWPFVGRVESAYGDRNLVCSCLPIETYQLEGAAASLAQDTN; encoded by the coding sequence ATGACGTCGACCCGCCCCCTGGCCGCCGCACTCGAGCCCGACACGTTCGTCAGCCGCCACGTCGGCCCGAGCGCGGCCGAGCAGCAGGCCATGCTCGCCGCCCTCGGCTACGACTCGCTCGACGCGTTCATCGACGCCGTCGTCCCCGCGAACATCCGCTTCCGCCGCACGCTCGACATCGGGCCCGCGCGCACCGAGCACGACGTGCTCGCCGAGCTGCGCACGATCGCCGACCGCAACATGGTCTGGCGCTCGTACCTCGGCATGGGCTACCACGGCACGCTCACGCCGCCCGTCATCCAGCGCAACGTGCTGGAGAACCCGGGCTGGTACACCGCCTACACGCCCTACCAGGCCGAGATCGCGCAGGGGCGCCTGGAGGCGCTGCTGAACTTCCAGACCATGGTCATGGACCTGACCGGGCTGGAGATCGCGAACGCGTCGCTGCTGGACGAGGGCACCGCGGCCGCCGAGGCGATGGCGATGAGCTACGCCGCGAAGGGGAAGCCGGGGAAGGAGACGTACTTCGTCGCGAAGGACTGCCACCCGCAGACGATCGAGGTCGTGCGCACGCGCGCCGCGGCGCGCGGCGTGACGGTGGTGGTGGGCGACGCGGCGACCTTCACGTTCGGGCCCGAGGTGTTCGGCGCGCTGGTGCAGTATCCGGCGACCGACGGCGCGGTGCGCGACTACCGCGCGTTCTGCGAGCAGGCGCACGCGGCCGGCGCGGTCGTCACCGCCGCCTGCGACCTGCTGTCGCTGACGCTGCTGGTGCCGCCCGGCGAGTGGGGCGCGGACGTGGCGGTCGGCAACTCGCAGCGCTTCGGCGTGCCGATGGGCTACGGCGGCCCGCACGCCGCGTTCCTGGCGACGAAGGACGAGTACAAGCGCATGCTGCCGGGCCGCATCATCGGCGTCAGCCGCGACGCGGACGGCAAGCCGGCGCTGCGCATGGCGCTGCAGACGCGCGAGCAGCACATCCGCCGCGAGAAGGCGACCAGCAACGTCTGCACGGCGCAGGTGCTGCTGGCGGTGATGGCGGGCATGTACGCGGTCTGGCACGGCCCCGAGGGGCTGACGCGGATCGCGCGCCGCGTGCACGGCTACGCCAAGGCGCTGCAGGCGGGGCTCGAGCGGCTCGGCTTCCACGTCACGCACGAGGAGTACTTCGACACCGTCTGCGTCGAGGTCGGGACGCACGGGCAGCAGGACATCCTCGACGCCGCCGCGGCGCGCCGCATCAACCTGCGCGTCGTCGAGCCGGGCGTGCTGGCCATCGCGCTGGACGAGACGGTGGGCGCGCAGGACGTGCTCGACGTGCTGTCGGCGTTCAACGGCGGCGCCGACGTGGACGCGACGGTCGACGCGCTGCTGGAGGAGGCCGACCCGCGCTTCGACGAGCGGTTCGCGCGCACGAGCGCGTTCCTCACGCACCCGGTGTTCTCGACGCACCACAGCGAGACCGAGATGCTGCGCTACCTCCGCAAGCTGGAGGGCCGCGACCTGTCGCTCGCGCACTCGATGATCCCGCTCGGCAGCTGCACGATGAAGCTCAACGCCACCGCGGAGATGATCCCGGTGACGTGGCCGCAGTTCGGCCAGCTGCACCCATTCGTGCCGCCCGCGCAGGCCGCGGGCTACCGCGAGATGTTCACGCAGCTGGAGCACGACCTGGCCGAGATCACCGGCTTCGCGGCCGTGTCGCTGCAGCCCAACGCCGGCTCGCAGGGCGAGTACGCCGGGCTGCTGGTGATCCGCGAGTACCACCGCGCGCGCGGCGAGGCGCACCGCGACGTGTGCCTGATCCCGCAGAGCGCGCACGGCACCAACCCGGCGAGCGCCGTGATGGCCGGGATGAAGGTCGTGGTGGTGGGCACCGACCAGCACGGGAACGTGGACGTCGCCGACCTGCGCAAGAAGGCGGCGGAGCACTCGTCGCAGCTGGCGGCGCTCATGATCACGTATCCGTCCACGCACGGCGTGTTCGAGGAGGCCGTGAAGGACATCTGCGCCATCGTGCACGAGCACGGCGGGCAGGTGTACATGGACGGCGCGAACATGAACGCGATGGTCGGGCTGGCGCGCCCGGGCGACATCGGCGCCGACGTCTGCCACCTGAACCTGCACAAGACGTTCTGCATCCCGCACGGCGGCGGCGGCCCGGGCATGGGCCCGATCGGCGTCGCGCCGCAGCTGGTGCCCTTCCTGCCGGGCCACCCGGTGGTGGACGTCGGCCACGCGCAGGCGATCGGCCCGATCTCGGCCGCGCCGTGGGGGAGCGCGAGCATCCTCCCGATCAGCTGGGTCTACGTCAAGCTGATGGGCGGCGAGGGGCTGGCGACGGCGACGAAGGTCGCGATCCTCAACGCGAACTACACGGCGCACCGCCTGCGCGACGCGTTCCCGGTGCTCTACCGCGCGCAGAACGGCACGGTGGCGCACGAGTGCATCGTCGACACGCGCGTGGTGAAGGCGGCCAGCGGCGTCGAGGTCGAGGACATCGCGAAGCGCCTGATGGACTACGGCTTCCACGCGCCGACGGTCAGCTTCCCGGTGGCGGGCACGCTGATGATCGAGCCGACGGAGAGCGAGTCGAAGGAGGAGATCGACCGCTTCTGCGACGCGCTGATCCAGATCCGCGAGGAGATCCGCGAGATCGAGGCGGGGACGCTGGACCGCGCCGACAACCCGCTGAAGAACGCGCCGCACCCGATGACGCGCGTGATCTCGGACGCGTGGGCGCACGGCTACTCGCGCGAGCGCGCGGCGTTCCCGAGCGAGTTCACGCGCGAGCGGAAGTTCTGGCCGTTCGTCGGCCGCGTGGAGAGCGCGTACGGCGACCGGAACCTCGTGTGCAGCTGCCTGCCGATCGAGACCTACCAGCTGGAAGGCGCGGCGGCGTCGCTGGCGCAGGACACGAACTGA
- a CDS encoding thymidine kinase, giving the protein MPDGFQTAGGWIEVIAGVMFSGKSEELMRRVRRAMIAKKRVQVFKSHLDARYAGLFAVSSHDQRTVQAVPVDSSAQLVSRLDPTAQVVAVDEAQFLDDGVIAAATMLAERGRRVILAGLDTDFRGEPFGPMPHLMAVAEVVDKLHAICVLCGAPASRNQRLLQGRPAPYDSPTIMVGATEAYEARCRACHEVPARDAAQTRLL; this is encoded by the coding sequence ATGCCCGACGGCTTCCAGACCGCCGGCGGTTGGATCGAGGTGATCGCCGGCGTGATGTTCAGCGGGAAGAGCGAGGAGCTGATGCGGCGCGTGCGCCGCGCGATGATCGCCAAGAAGCGCGTCCAGGTCTTCAAGTCGCACCTGGACGCGCGGTACGCGGGCCTGTTCGCGGTCTCCAGCCACGACCAGCGCACGGTGCAGGCGGTGCCGGTGGACTCGTCCGCGCAGCTGGTCTCGCGGCTCGACCCGACGGCGCAGGTGGTGGCGGTGGACGAGGCGCAGTTCCTCGACGACGGCGTGATCGCGGCGGCGACGATGCTGGCGGAGCGCGGGCGTCGCGTGATCCTCGCGGGGCTCGACACCGACTTCCGCGGCGAGCCGTTCGGCCCGATGCCGCACCTGATGGCGGTGGCGGAGGTGGTGGACAAGCTGCACGCGATCTGCGTGCTGTGCGGCGCGCCGGCGAGCCGCAACCAGCGGCTGCTGCAGGGCCGCCCGGCGCCCTACGACTCGCCGACGATCATGGTGGGCGCGACGGAGGCGTACGAGGCGCGGTGCCGGGCTTGTCACGAAGTGCCGGCGCGGGACGCAGCGCAAACCCGGTTACTCTGA
- a CDS encoding peptide ABC transporter substrate-binding protein, whose translation MSPLSSRPSRSFRLARAAGAACLALLPLAGCERAAPSGGDAATGGTVVIAAAAEPSSLLPVLSTLPQAAAIYTQLFDRLAELDSTLNTVGDAGFQPRLAKSWEWARDSLSVRFALDPRARWHDGKPVTARDVAFSFRLTTDPRLDSPVAPLLANVDSISAPDSATAVLWFARRSPQQFFDAVYHLYVLPEHLLRGVAPGQLATSAFARQPVGSGRFRFGRWERAQRVELEAVSDHWRGRPSLDRLVWAFAPDFGTATIRLLGGDADFLENLRPETLGEMSRNRALRLVPYPSLDYGFLQFNLRAADGSGAAHPLFADRELRRALTMGVDRERVVRNVFDSLAYAAVGPVPRAIFPDWKQLKQIPYDVGRARTLLDSLGWSDADGDGVRERGGVPLAFSVVVPTSSQIRQRLASQVQDQLRALGARVTVEPLDIGVFVERLNDRRFDAAMGGWKTDPSPANIRQTWGMIGARTTGGSNYGSYESTVFDAAVDSALNASAPARSRAHWLRAYQTIVDDAPAIWLFEPRLVAGAHRRIRLQGLRADGWWAELDRWSIPLGERIGRDRIGVR comes from the coding sequence GTGTCGCCGCTCTCCTCCCGGCCCTCCCGGTCGTTCCGTCTCGCACGCGCCGCCGGCGCGGCGTGTCTCGCCCTCCTGCCGCTCGCCGGCTGCGAGCGCGCGGCCCCGTCCGGCGGCGACGCCGCGACCGGCGGCACGGTCGTCATCGCGGCCGCCGCGGAGCCCAGCAGCCTGCTCCCGGTGCTCTCGACGCTGCCGCAGGCCGCCGCGATCTACACGCAGCTGTTCGACCGGCTGGCGGAGCTGGACAGCACGCTCAACACGGTCGGCGACGCAGGCTTCCAGCCGCGGCTCGCGAAGAGCTGGGAGTGGGCGCGCGACTCGCTCTCGGTGCGCTTCGCGCTCGACCCGCGCGCGCGCTGGCACGACGGGAAGCCCGTCACCGCGCGCGACGTCGCGTTCAGCTTCCGGCTCACGACCGACCCACGGCTCGACAGCCCCGTCGCGCCGCTGCTCGCCAACGTCGACTCGATCTCGGCGCCCGACAGCGCGACCGCGGTGCTCTGGTTCGCGCGCCGCAGCCCGCAGCAGTTCTTCGACGCGGTCTACCACCTGTACGTGCTGCCCGAGCACCTGCTGCGCGGCGTGGCGCCGGGCCAGCTCGCGACCAGCGCGTTCGCGCGCCAGCCGGTGGGGAGCGGCCGCTTCCGCTTCGGGCGCTGGGAGCGCGCGCAGCGCGTCGAGCTGGAGGCGGTGTCCGACCACTGGCGCGGGCGTCCGTCGCTCGACCGCCTGGTGTGGGCGTTCGCGCCCGACTTCGGCACGGCGACGATCCGCCTGCTCGGCGGCGACGCCGACTTCCTCGAGAACCTGCGCCCCGAGACGCTGGGCGAGATGTCGCGCAACCGCGCGCTGCGCCTCGTGCCGTATCCGTCGCTCGACTACGGCTTCCTCCAGTTCAACCTGCGCGCGGCCGACGGCTCGGGCGCGGCGCATCCGCTGTTCGCCGACCGCGAGCTGCGCCGCGCGCTGACCATGGGCGTGGACCGCGAGCGCGTGGTGCGCAACGTCTTCGACTCGCTCGCGTACGCGGCGGTCGGCCCGGTGCCCCGCGCGATCTTCCCCGACTGGAAGCAGCTGAAGCAGATCCCCTACGACGTCGGGCGCGCGCGCACGCTGCTCGACTCGCTCGGCTGGAGCGACGCGGACGGCGACGGCGTGCGCGAGCGCGGCGGGGTGCCGCTGGCGTTCTCGGTCGTGGTGCCGACGTCGAGCCAGATCCGCCAGCGCCTCGCGAGCCAGGTGCAGGACCAGCTGCGCGCCCTCGGCGCGCGCGTGACCGTCGAGCCGCTCGACATCGGCGTGTTCGTCGAGCGCCTGAACGACCGCCGCTTCGACGCCGCGATGGGCGGCTGGAAGACCGACCCGAGCCCGGCGAACATCCGCCAGACGTGGGGGATGATCGGCGCCCGCACGACGGGCGGCTCGAACTACGGCAGCTACGAGAGCACCGTCTTCGACGCCGCGGTGGACAGCGCGCTGAACGCGAGCGCGCCCGCCAGGAGCCGCGCGCACTGGCTGCGCGCCTACCAGACGATCGTCGACGACGCACCGGCGATCTGGCTGTTCGAGCCGCGGCTGGTCGCCGGCGCGCACCGCCGCATCCGGCTGCAGGGGCTGCGCGCCGACGGCTGGTGGGCGGAGCTCGACCGGTGGTCCATCCCGCTCGGCGAGCGGATCGGGCGCGACCGGATCGGCGTGCGCTGA
- the gcvH gene encoding glycine cleavage system protein GcvH, with translation MANIPQELQFTKEHEYVKATDDPNVVVIGITDYAQGELGDIVYVDLPKPGTSFGAHDVFGTIEAVKAVSELYAPVAGEVVEVNPRLDGEPALVNTDPYGDGWMIKVRVAADADRSALMDAGAYSSLIG, from the coding sequence GTGGCCAACATCCCGCAGGAGCTGCAGTTCACCAAGGAGCACGAGTACGTGAAGGCGACCGACGACCCGAACGTCGTCGTCATCGGCATCACGGACTACGCCCAGGGAGAGCTCGGCGACATCGTCTACGTCGACCTGCCCAAGCCCGGCACCAGCTTCGGCGCGCACGACGTCTTCGGGACGATCGAGGCGGTGAAGGCGGTGTCCGAGCTCTACGCGCCCGTCGCCGGCGAGGTCGTCGAGGTCAACCCGCGCCTCGACGGCGAGCCCGCGCTCGTGAACACGGACCCGTACGGCGACGGGTGGATGATCAAGGTGCGCGTCGCCGCCGACGCCGACCGCTCGGCGCTCATGGACGCCGGCGCGTACTCGTCGCTGATCGGCTGA
- a CDS encoding ABC transporter permease, which yields MLALVFRRLLHALAVVALAATVTFALLHAAPGDPIAATLDHPTVSESVRAAWRAKYGLDRPASEQFVRYVGAAVRGDLGWSFTEQRPVREVLGDALPRSVLLVGTALLLSLVAGIALGAWQAWRPRARVARSLGGLAVALHAAPEFALGLALVTLFALKLALLPSGGIADPVLDSFAGPWERVVDRARHLVLPAVALALGWTAIVARHQRGALRDVADDDFVRTARAKGASERRVLFRHALRASLAPTVTLLGLALPALVGGAVVTESVFAWPGMGLVATRAVAARDYALVTGAVIVGSAAVALGSLLADVLVALVDPRQRERA from the coding sequence GTGCTCGCCCTCGTCTTCCGACGCCTGCTCCACGCGCTGGCCGTCGTCGCCCTCGCGGCGACGGTGACCTTCGCGCTGCTGCACGCCGCGCCCGGCGATCCGATCGCCGCGACGCTCGACCACCCGACGGTCAGCGAGTCGGTGCGCGCGGCGTGGCGCGCGAAGTACGGCCTCGATCGCCCGGCCTCCGAGCAGTTCGTGCGCTACGTGGGCGCCGCCGTGCGCGGCGACCTCGGATGGTCGTTCACCGAGCAGCGCCCCGTGCGCGAGGTCCTGGGCGACGCGCTGCCGCGCTCCGTGCTGCTCGTGGGCACCGCGCTGCTGCTCTCGCTCGTGGCGGGGATCGCGCTCGGCGCCTGGCAGGCCTGGCGGCCGCGCGCACGCGTCGCGCGCTCGCTCGGCGGGCTGGCGGTCGCGCTGCACGCCGCGCCGGAGTTCGCGCTCGGGCTCGCGCTCGTGACCCTGTTCGCGCTCAAGCTCGCGCTGCTGCCGTCGGGCGGCATCGCGGACCCGGTGCTCGACTCGTTCGCGGGGCCGTGGGAGCGCGTGGTGGACCGCGCGCGCCATCTCGTGCTGCCCGCGGTCGCGCTGGCGCTCGGCTGGACCGCCATCGTCGCGCGCCACCAGCGCGGCGCGCTGCGCGACGTCGCCGACGACGACTTCGTGCGCACCGCGCGCGCGAAGGGCGCCTCCGAGCGGCGCGTCCTCTTCCGCCACGCGCTGCGCGCGTCGCTCGCGCCCACCGTCACGCTGCTCGGCCTCGCGCTGCCGGCGCTGGTGGGCGGCGCGGTCGTCACCGAGTCCGTGTTCGCGTGGCCGGGCATGGGGCTCGTCGCCACGCGCGCCGTCGCCGCGCGCGACTACGCGCTCGTGACCGGCGCGGTGATCGTCGGCAGCGCGGCGGTCGCCCTCGGCTCGCTGCTCGCCGACGTGCTGGTCGCGCTCGTGGACCCGCGGCAGCGGGAGCGCGCATGA
- the folE gene encoding GTP cyclohydrolase I FolE: protein MSDDSASDASTLPSDRTAELERTTRRMLALLGEDPDRDGLLRTPHRVAESLQWLTRGAHFEVADAVGDAQFDVAHDQMVLVRDVEFYSLCEHHMLPFYGRAHVAYVPDGRIVGLSKIARVVELYARRLQVQERLGEQVADALEEALRPRGVGVVLDAVHLCMMMRGVEKQNSRTVTSALRGEFRDDARTRDEFLRLAHGAR, encoded by the coding sequence ATGTCCGACGACTCCGCATCCGACGCCAGCACCCTCCCGTCCGACCGCACGGCCGAGCTGGAGCGGACCACACGGCGCATGCTCGCGCTGCTGGGGGAGGACCCCGACCGCGACGGGCTGCTCCGCACGCCCCACCGGGTGGCCGAGTCGCTGCAGTGGCTCACGCGCGGGGCGCACTTCGAGGTCGCGGACGCGGTGGGCGACGCGCAGTTCGACGTCGCGCACGACCAGATGGTGCTCGTGCGCGACGTCGAGTTCTACTCGCTGTGCGAGCACCACATGCTGCCGTTCTACGGCCGGGCGCACGTGGCCTACGTGCCCGACGGCCGCATCGTGGGGCTGTCGAAGATCGCGCGCGTCGTCGAGCTGTACGCGCGGCGCCTGCAGGTGCAGGAGCGACTCGGCGAGCAGGTTGCGGACGCGTTGGAGGAGGCGCTGCGGCCGCGCGGCGTGGGCGTGGTGCTGGACGCCGTGCACCTGTGCATGATGATGCGCGGCGTCGAGAAGCAGAACTCGCGCACCGTCACGAGCGCGCTGCGCGGCGAGTTCCGCGACGACGCGCGCACGCGCGACGAGTTCCTGCGGCTGGCGCACGGCGCGCGCTGA
- a CDS encoding helix-turn-helix domain-containing protein has translation MIAALLPSDVRLQRVRSALPAARALVVCDGWSDLARECARGAALLVIFDLYADGAPDFERIRQLRSVAPRAALVAYVDPSRAKPRDMFDAGRCGLEALVVLDENDAPEALAGLIARATARGAAALVRPRVNGLRRAVRDAVLLAVTRAHERLTPERLARLIAVSRRALTRRLSEAELPPPHQLLTWGRLVVAAHLLEDGGRSADGVALALDFPSGSAFRNVCRRYVGATPLEIRARGGASYVIEQLFARRDASGIASEVTGEEGIDDGPDDGADDGGEEGADDELTLASDHRPDDALAASAWPAPDDEPLTFAS, from the coding sequence ATGATCGCCGCCCTTCTCCCCTCCGACGTACGCCTGCAGCGCGTGCGCTCCGCGCTCCCCGCGGCGCGGGCGCTCGTCGTGTGCGACGGCTGGAGCGACCTGGCGCGTGAGTGCGCCCGGGGCGCCGCGCTGCTCGTCATCTTCGACCTGTATGCCGACGGCGCGCCGGACTTCGAGCGCATCCGCCAGCTCCGCAGCGTCGCGCCGCGCGCCGCCCTCGTCGCCTACGTGGACCCGTCGCGCGCGAAGCCGCGCGACATGTTCGACGCCGGCCGCTGCGGGCTCGAGGCGCTCGTCGTCCTCGACGAGAACGACGCCCCCGAGGCGCTGGCCGGCCTGATCGCGCGCGCCACCGCGCGCGGCGCCGCGGCGCTCGTGCGCCCGCGCGTCAACGGCCTGCGACGCGCCGTGCGCGACGCGGTGCTGCTGGCCGTCACGCGCGCGCACGAGCGGCTGACGCCCGAGCGCCTCGCGCGCCTCATCGCCGTCTCGCGCCGCGCGCTCACCCGCCGCCTCTCGGAGGCGGAGCTGCCGCCGCCGCACCAGCTGCTGACGTGGGGCCGTCTCGTCGTGGCCGCGCACCTGCTGGAGGACGGCGGCCGCAGCGCCGACGGCGTCGCGCTGGCGCTCGACTTCCCCTCGGGCAGCGCCTTCCGCAACGTCTGCCGCCGCTACGTCGGCGCGACGCCGCTCGAGATCCGCGCCCGCGGCGGCGCGTCGTACGTCATCGAGCAGCTGTTCGCGCGCCGCGACGCGTCGGGCATCGCGAGCGAGGTCACGGGCGAGGAGGGCATCGACGACGGGCCGGACGACGGTGCCGACGACGGCGGCGAGGAGGGCGCGGACGACGAGCTGACGCTGGCGTCCGACCACCGCCCCGACGATGCGCTCGCCGCGAGCGCGTGGCCGGCGCCGGACGACGAGCCGCTGACCTTCGCGAGCTGA